A stretch of the Streptomyces sp. WMMB303 genome encodes the following:
- a CDS encoding PP2C family protein-serine/threonine phosphatase codes for MEGRGRHRHARPASADDLLSQLGQLTARVREEVEVQRARVELAEALQRGMLPSTLPTAPGLRVAARYAPARNGLDIGGDWYDGFLLSDGTLSFSVGDVQGHDVEAAAYMGQVRIALRAVAAMGSTDPGEILHTANELLAAIDNPLFATCVFLRFDPRTWSVHTARAGHTGAVWARADGVSGIIDHTPEEIGLPLAVLEGQTYTVTEYRFTQPGALALLTDGVVEGPRFPLEQGLDQVARVLRDGVREDPEVLADRVMEVAEQTGHTDDAAVLVLSYDGPEACQTDRAAPGVV; via the coding sequence ATGGAGGGTCGGGGTCGGCACCGTCACGCGCGGCCCGCGAGCGCGGACGATCTGCTCTCGCAGCTCGGACAGCTCACCGCCCGGGTCCGCGAGGAGGTCGAGGTCCAGCGCGCGCGGGTCGAGCTGGCCGAGGCCCTGCAACGCGGCATGCTGCCCTCCACGCTGCCCACCGCGCCGGGCCTGCGGGTCGCGGCCCGCTACGCCCCGGCCCGCAACGGCCTGGACATCGGAGGCGACTGGTACGACGGCTTCCTGCTGTCCGACGGCACCCTCAGCTTCTCGGTGGGCGACGTCCAGGGGCACGACGTGGAGGCCGCCGCCTACATGGGCCAGGTGCGCATCGCGCTGCGGGCCGTGGCCGCCATGGGGTCGACGGATCCCGGCGAGATCCTGCACACCGCCAACGAACTGCTCGCCGCGATCGACAACCCGCTCTTCGCCACCTGCGTCTTCCTGCGCTTCGACCCGCGCACCTGGAGCGTGCACACCGCGCGCGCCGGACACACGGGCGCGGTATGGGCGCGGGCCGACGGGGTGTCCGGCATCATCGACCACACCCCGGAGGAGATCGGCCTGCCGCTGGCCGTGCTGGAGGGCCAGACCTACACCGTCACCGAGTACCGCTTCACCCAGCCGGGTGCATTGGCGCTGCTGACCGACGGTGTCGTGGAGGGGCCGCGCTTCCCGTTGGAGCAGGGCCTCGACCAGGTGGCGCGAGTGCTGCGGGACGGCGTGCGCGAGGACCCCGAAGTGCTCGCCGACCGGGTGATGGAGGTGGCGGAGCAGACCGGGCACACCGACGACGCGGCCGTACTGGTGCTCAGCTATGACGGGCCTGAGGCGTGTCAGACGGACCGTGCGGCGCCGGGCGTTGTCTGA
- a CDS encoding MASE1 domain-containing protein gives MNDVPPSETPADRPPEPAPAPAGAALLGDTRSRLLAASVLRLVVLALLYYGGGRLGLLWQVAVEGAVVTPFWPPTGIAVAGLLWFGLRVWPGVALGALLVLTNMGPLSWTSLGSVAGSTLAPVLACLLLRRAGFREQVDRLRDGVSLVFLAAFLGMLVSATVGTLMVVAGGNLTLHEFWPVWSAWWAGDAVGVLVVTPLLLSLPKLGRPRSVLQAVEALGLGAATTVLAIVVTRAPMDLLFLIFPLLVWAALRFQLAGCAVSTTILAVAATGAATARVGVFAREDLITGMITLQALNGSAALTTLLLAAVTAEKRNTHRRIAAACEDLAEMVEVLAPQGRGPRSFPAGGRTGQRQG, from the coding sequence ATGAACGATGTGCCCCCCAGCGAGACGCCAGCCGACCGCCCGCCGGAACCCGCTCCCGCGCCGGCCGGCGCGGCGCTGCTCGGCGACACCCGGTCGAGGCTGCTGGCGGCCTCTGTACTGCGGCTCGTCGTGCTCGCTCTGCTCTACTACGGGGGCGGACGGCTCGGCCTGCTGTGGCAGGTGGCGGTCGAGGGTGCGGTCGTCACCCCGTTCTGGCCGCCGACCGGTATCGCCGTCGCCGGACTGCTCTGGTTCGGACTCCGGGTGTGGCCGGGTGTTGCCCTCGGCGCGCTGCTGGTGCTCACCAATATGGGGCCGCTGAGCTGGACCTCGCTGGGCTCGGTCGCGGGCAGTACGCTCGCCCCGGTCCTCGCCTGCCTGCTGCTGCGCCGCGCGGGATTCCGCGAACAGGTGGACCGGCTGCGGGACGGGGTGAGCCTGGTCTTCCTCGCGGCGTTCCTGGGCATGCTGGTGAGCGCGACCGTGGGCACCCTGATGGTGGTGGCCGGCGGCAACCTCACGCTGCACGAGTTCTGGCCGGTCTGGTCCGCGTGGTGGGCGGGCGACGCGGTCGGAGTCCTGGTCGTCACCCCGCTGCTGCTGTCCCTGCCCAAGCTGGGCCGGCCGCGCAGCGTCCTGCAGGCGGTGGAGGCGCTGGGGCTGGGGGCGGCGACGACGGTACTGGCCATCGTGGTGACCCGTGCCCCCATGGACCTGCTGTTCCTGATCTTCCCGCTGCTGGTGTGGGCCGCGCTGCGGTTCCAGCTCGCGGGCTGCGCGGTGAGCACGACCATTCTCGCCGTCGCCGCGACCGGGGCCGCCACCGCGCGGGTGGGAGTCTTCGCGCGGGAGGACCTGATCACAGGCATGATCACGCTCCAGGCTCTGAACGGTTCCGCCGCGCTGACCACGCTGCTGCTGGCCGCCGTCACCGCCGAGAAGCGCAACACCCACCGAAGGATCGCCGCCGCCTGCGAAGACCTCGCCGAGATGGTGGAGGTCCTCGCCCCGCAGGGCCGCGGCCCGCGTTCGTTCCCGGCGGGCGGCCGGACGGGGCAGCGCCAGGGATAG
- a CDS encoding aldo/keto reductase: protein MRTVKLPSGTAVPALGQGTWHMGDDPSRRARELEALRTGIDLGMTLIDTAEMYGSGAAEELVGEAVQGRRDQVFLVSKVLPSHADRRGTVEACRASLRRLGTDRIDLYLLHWRGGVPLAETVEALEDLVRQGDIRFWGVSNLDTDDLADLPGGAVPETDQVLYNLSRRGPEFDLLPRCRELAVPVMAYSPVEQGRLLEHPALRTVADVHGVSPAQVALAWVLRHEDVIAIPKASVRAHVEENRAAADLRLTDEDRAVLDEAFPPPRRKGPLEIL, encoded by the coding sequence GTGCGCACTGTGAAGCTCCCCTCCGGTACCGCCGTCCCGGCCCTGGGCCAGGGCACCTGGCACATGGGCGACGACCCCTCCCGCCGGGCCCGGGAGCTGGAGGCGCTGCGCACCGGTATCGACCTGGGCATGACGCTCATCGACACCGCCGAGATGTACGGCAGTGGCGCCGCCGAGGAGTTGGTCGGCGAGGCCGTGCAAGGCCGCCGGGACCAGGTGTTCCTCGTCAGCAAGGTGCTGCCCTCCCACGCCGACCGGCGCGGCACCGTCGAGGCGTGCCGGGCCAGCCTGCGCCGGCTGGGCACCGACCGCATCGACCTGTATCTGCTGCACTGGCGCGGCGGTGTCCCGCTGGCCGAGACGGTCGAGGCGCTGGAGGACTTGGTACGCCAGGGCGACATCCGCTTCTGGGGAGTGAGCAACCTCGACACCGACGACCTCGCCGACCTGCCCGGTGGAGCCGTGCCGGAGACCGACCAGGTGCTCTACAACCTCTCCCGGCGCGGGCCCGAGTTCGATCTGCTGCCCCGCTGCCGCGAGTTGGCGGTGCCCGTGATGGCCTACTCCCCGGTCGAGCAGGGGCGGCTGCTGGAGCACCCCGCACTGCGCACGGTCGCCGACGTGCACGGAGTATCCCCCGCGCAGGTGGCGCTGGCCTGGGTGCTGCGCCACGAGGACGTCATCGCCATCCCCAAGGCGTCGGTGCGCGCGCATGTCGAGGAGAACCGCGCGGCGGCCGATCTGCGGCTCACCGACGAGGACCGTGCCGTGCTGGACGAGGCGTTCCCGCCGCCGCGCCGGAAGGGTCCGCTGGAGATCCTCTGA
- a CDS encoding phosphopentomutase, whose protein sequence is MTGGRADRGRTVILVVDGFGIGAMPDAGALRPGDLTADTCGHVLDHARKALGRPLRLPVLGALGLGLVHPHPDLARGTRLPVAAGRAALGYPGADTFAGHQTMMGADFSRVTVARLGEHLTEVTAALRTAGHRVELLGGRPLLLVDGSVLVHDNLEADPGINWNASAELDAVGFDGILAVARTVRAVAPVARVIAVGGHADGPLPEFVRDGDGGTVGLDTPASGFYRHDGLQVRHLGAELDHTRQLPELAARSGIPVTLVGKAADILACEAAVRRPAVPTADVLAHTAEAVRAPGEALVVANVQESDLAGHQQDTERYARILEQVDAGLAALVALLDRPGDRLVVTGDHGNDPTIGHAYHTREYVPVLIHRPGASGVELLPDADSLADVGATTAAALGLDPEGLANGRRIPQRAAV, encoded by the coding sequence GTGACCGGCGGGCGGGCCGACCGGGGGCGCACCGTCATCCTCGTCGTCGACGGGTTCGGGATCGGGGCGATGCCGGACGCCGGTGCGCTGCGTCCCGGCGACCTGACCGCCGACACCTGTGGTCATGTACTCGACCACGCCCGAAAGGCGCTCGGCAGGCCGCTGCGGCTGCCCGTCCTCGGCGCGCTGGGCCTGGGCCTGGTCCACCCGCACCCCGACCTCGCCCGCGGCACCCGGCTGCCCGTCGCGGCAGGCCGGGCGGCATTGGGCTACCCCGGCGCCGACACCTTCGCCGGGCACCAGACCATGATGGGCGCGGACTTCAGCCGGGTGACCGTCGCCCGGCTCGGCGAGCATCTGACGGAGGTCACCGCGGCCCTGCGCACGGCGGGGCACCGGGTCGAACTCCTCGGCGGCCGGCCGCTGCTGCTGGTGGACGGCAGTGTGCTGGTGCACGACAACCTGGAGGCCGATCCCGGCATCAACTGGAACGCGTCGGCCGAGCTGGATGCCGTCGGCTTCGACGGCATCCTCGCCGTCGCCCGCACCGTGCGCGCGGTGGCGCCGGTCGCCCGGGTCATCGCGGTCGGCGGCCACGCGGACGGCCCGCTGCCCGAGTTCGTCCGCGACGGCGACGGCGGCACGGTGGGGCTGGACACCCCGGCGAGCGGCTTCTACCGGCACGACGGCCTCCAGGTGCGGCACCTGGGCGCGGAGCTGGACCACACCCGGCAACTGCCCGAGTTGGCGGCCCGCTCCGGCATCCCCGTGACCCTCGTCGGCAAGGCCGCGGACATCCTCGCCTGCGAGGCAGCGGTCCGCCGCCCCGCCGTGCCCACGGCAGACGTCCTCGCGCACACGGCGGAGGCGGTCCGCGCGCCGGGTGAGGCGCTGGTCGTCGCCAACGTGCAGGAGAGCGATCTGGCCGGGCACCAGCAGGACACCGAACGGTACGCACGCATCCTGGAGCAGGTCGACGCGGGGCTGGCCGCGCTGGTCGCGCTGTTGGACCGGCCCGGGGACCGGCTCGTGGTCACCGGCGACCACGGCAACGACCCGACCATCGGGCACGCCTACCACACCCGCGAGTATGTGCCGGTGCTCATCCACCGCCCCGGAGCGTCCGGAGTGGAGCTGCTGCCGGACGCGGACAGCCTCGCGGACGTGGGCGCCACCACCGCCGCCGCGCTGGGGCTCGACCCCGAGGGCCTCGCCAACGGCAGACGGATACCGCAGCGCGCCGCGGTATGA
- a CDS encoding alanine racemase, producing the protein MFLDSLLARNPELADTAADLHRRGEIPPDTYVMDLDAIARNAALLADTAQRLDLSLWFVVKQFGRNPELIRAVARAIPRFAAIDADEARTLHTAGVRAGNLGHLVQVPHRALPELLALRPETVTVFDLDNARAVSAAAQRLGLVQDVLVRLEGAPGSVYPGQEGGVPLTGLDTFAEQAERLPGIRIAGVTAFPCVLCDAKTGLPEPTPTFDVALEAREALAARGHRDLKLSAPSATSVASLPLLARLGATHGEPGHALTGTTPLHAVDTGQPERPAYVYVSEVAHTLADGRPALFGGGFYPRAHLNSALLPRTGQRLAVQDAPAENIDYYRLLAAPDVDRPVRAGDTALLAFRTQVFVTRSKVAVVAGLESGRPRLTGLYDAQGRAL; encoded by the coding sequence GTGTTCCTCGACAGCCTCCTCGCCCGCAACCCGGAGCTCGCCGACACCGCGGCCGACCTCCACCGGCGCGGCGAGATCCCACCCGACACCTACGTCATGGACCTGGACGCCATCGCGCGGAACGCAGCCCTGCTCGCGGACACGGCCCAGCGCCTGGACCTGTCGCTGTGGTTCGTGGTCAAGCAGTTCGGCCGCAACCCGGAACTGATCCGGGCCGTCGCGCGCGCCATCCCCCGGTTCGCCGCCATCGACGCCGACGAGGCGCGCACCCTGCACACGGCCGGAGTCCGCGCCGGGAACCTCGGCCACCTGGTGCAGGTCCCGCACCGCGCCCTGCCCGAGCTGCTGGCGCTGCGGCCGGAGACCGTCACCGTCTTCGATCTCGACAACGCGCGTGCCGTCTCCGCGGCGGCGCAGCGCCTGGGCCTGGTGCAGGACGTCCTCGTCCGGCTCGAGGGCGCCCCCGGCTCGGTCTACCCGGGGCAGGAGGGCGGTGTCCCGCTGACCGGGCTCGACACGTTCGCCGAGCAGGCCGAGCGCCTGCCGGGTATCCGCATCGCGGGAGTCACCGCGTTCCCCTGCGTGCTGTGCGACGCCAAGACCGGCCTGCCCGAGCCCACTCCCACCTTCGACGTCGCCCTCGAAGCCCGCGAGGCGCTGGCCGCGCGCGGACACCGGGACCTGAAGCTCAGCGCCCCCAGCGCCACCTCCGTGGCCAGTCTGCCGCTGCTCGCGCGGCTGGGCGCCACCCACGGCGAGCCCGGCCACGCCCTGACCGGCACCACACCGCTGCACGCCGTCGACACCGGCCAGCCCGAACGGCCCGCCTACGTCTACGTGTCGGAAGTCGCGCACACGCTGGCGGACGGGCGGCCGGCGCTGTTCGGCGGCGGGTTCTACCCGCGCGCGCACCTCAACTCCGCGCTGCTGCCCCGCACCGGGCAGCGGCTGGCGGTGCAGGACGCGCCCGCGGAGAACATCGACTACTACCGGCTGCTGGCCGCCCCCGACGTCGACCGGCCGGTGCGGGCCGGCGACACCGCGCTGCTCGCGTTCCGCACCCAGGTCTTCGTGACCCGCTCCAAAGTCGCGGTGGTGGCCGGGCTCGAGTCCGGAAGACCCCGGCTGACCGGGCTGTACGACGCACAGGGGAGGGCGCTGTGA
- a CDS encoding aminotransferase class V-fold PLP-dependent enzyme: MAATPSNPSDTPDAHGSRPAPPPLPRTFPLDTVPVEDAAGQQFRLLEATAAHFAGPELFAADAGVVPELGRPLTTARVEAVLAAYFGAEDAALVQGAGTGAIRAALTAAVGPGEPLLIHRAPVYRTTAVTLRGLGVETVEADFNDLDALRSVLASGRFRWAYVQHTRQRLADSYDPGEVLAACRQAGVRTLTDDNYAVFRVPASGVELGADASCFSLFKLHGPEGVGAVVGATDLVARVHADNYSGGGQVQGHQALDALRALTHVPVMWALQSRVGAEIAERLAAGEVPGVADVRIANAQDRCLLVQLDAPVARRLPEVAARFGAAPYPVGSNSRYEIAPLFYRMSSSALDDAPELADWVVRVNPMRAGADLVLDILRRSLAVIGTAPPAPGAPGRPASPAPGSAPAPPAPEAPRHHAAPAAPHDVPQHRAKD, encoded by the coding sequence ATGGCCGCCACCCCCTCGAACCCGTCCGACACGCCGGACGCGCACGGCTCGAGGCCGGCGCCCCCGCCGCTGCCCCGCACGTTCCCGCTGGACACCGTTCCGGTGGAAGACGCGGCCGGGCAGCAGTTCCGGCTGCTGGAGGCCACCGCGGCACACTTCGCCGGGCCGGAGCTGTTCGCCGCCGACGCCGGAGTGGTGCCCGAGCTGGGCCGCCCGCTGACCACCGCGCGCGTCGAGGCGGTGCTGGCCGCGTACTTCGGCGCCGAGGACGCCGCACTCGTGCAGGGCGCGGGCACCGGCGCGATCCGCGCCGCCCTGACCGCCGCCGTCGGGCCGGGCGAACCCCTGCTCATCCACCGGGCCCCCGTCTACCGCACCACCGCCGTGACGCTGCGCGGGCTCGGAGTCGAGACCGTCGAAGCCGACTTCAACGACCTCGACGCGCTGCGCAGCGTGCTGGCCTCCGGCCGCTTCCGCTGGGCGTACGTGCAGCACACCCGGCAGCGGCTGGCCGACTCCTACGATCCCGGCGAGGTCCTCGCCGCCTGCCGGCAGGCCGGTGTCCGCACCCTCACCGACGACAACTACGCCGTCTTCCGGGTGCCCGCCTCCGGAGTCGAACTCGGCGCGGACGCCTCCTGCTTCTCGCTGTTCAAGCTGCACGGCCCGGAGGGCGTCGGTGCCGTCGTCGGCGCCACCGACCTGGTCGCCCGCGTGCACGCCGACAACTACTCCGGCGGCGGCCAGGTCCAGGGCCACCAGGCGCTCGACGCGCTGCGCGCCCTCACCCACGTGCCGGTGATGTGGGCCCTGCAGTCCCGGGTCGGCGCCGAGATCGCCGAGCGCCTCGCGGCCGGCGAAGTGCCCGGCGTCGCCGACGTGCGCATCGCCAACGCGCAGGACAGATGCCTGCTCGTGCAGCTCGACGCGCCCGTGGCGCGGCGGCTGCCCGAGGTGGCCGCCCGGTTCGGCGCGGCGCCCTACCCGGTGGGCTCCAACTCCCGGTACGAGATCGCGCCGCTCTTCTACCGGATGTCCAGCTCGGCCCTGGACGACGCACCCGAGCTGGCCGACTGGGTGGTCCGCGTCAATCCGATGCGCGCCGGCGCCGACCTCGTCCTGGACATCCTGCGCCGCTCCCTGGCGGTGATCGGCACCGCACCACCCGCCCCCGGAGCACCCGGACGCCCCGCGTCCCCGGCGCCCGGATCCGCCCCCGCGCCTCCAGCGCCCGAAGCGCCCCGGCACCATGCCGCGCCCGCAGCCCCGCACGACGTACCGCAGCACCGCGCAAAGGACTGA
- a CDS encoding phosphotriesterase, whose translation MSARSTPHPHRGTEPRVHTVAGPLAAASVSGPVLAHEHLVLDLDRRNDGAAVLDAQRHGPAVGRELAALREEYGLSLVIELTCRGMGRDPAALARIARDSGVAVVAATGWYYEPFHPPGDLAGASVEQLAATLTAEVREGMAGPDGAPTGIRPGVLGEVGSHGEAPSEPETRVLRAAAHTAVATGLSVATHAQLGHGGLAQLDLLTGAGLAPHRICVGHQDLLTAPAVHRRLAEAGAYVAFDTVGKDSYQSDKERLRLLLAFLEAGHADRALLSCDISRHAYLRSEGGTGYGHLFRSFLPALRAAGVDDELIDVLTRRNPLRFLTGASPEEI comes from the coding sequence ATGAGCGCGCGCTCCACCCCCCACCCGCACCGCGGCACCGAGCCGCGGGTGCACACGGTCGCCGGGCCGCTGGCGGCGGCATCCGTCAGCGGCCCCGTCCTCGCCCACGAACACCTGGTCCTCGACCTGGACCGCCGCAACGACGGAGCCGCCGTCCTCGACGCGCAGCGGCACGGACCGGCCGTCGGCCGGGAACTGGCCGCGCTGCGCGAGGAATACGGCCTCTCCCTCGTCATCGAGCTGACCTGCCGGGGCATGGGCCGCGATCCGGCCGCCCTCGCCCGGATAGCCCGGGACAGCGGCGTCGCCGTCGTCGCCGCGACCGGGTGGTACTACGAGCCCTTCCATCCGCCCGGCGACCTGGCCGGAGCCTCCGTGGAACAGCTCGCCGCCACCCTGACGGCGGAGGTCCGCGAGGGCATGGCAGGACCCGACGGCGCACCCACCGGCATCCGCCCCGGAGTGCTCGGCGAGGTGGGCAGCCACGGCGAGGCCCCCAGCGAACCCGAGACCCGGGTACTGCGTGCCGCAGCGCACACGGCCGTCGCCACCGGCCTGTCGGTGGCCACCCACGCCCAGCTCGGCCACGGCGGACTCGCCCAGCTCGACCTGCTGACCGGTGCGGGTCTCGCCCCGCACCGGATCTGCGTCGGGCACCAGGACCTGCTCACCGCACCCGCCGTGCACCGGCGACTCGCCGAGGCCGGCGCCTACGTCGCGTTCGACACCGTCGGCAAGGACAGCTACCAGAGCGACAAGGAGCGGCTGCGGCTGCTCCTCGCGTTCCTGGAGGCCGGGCACGCCGACCGGGCACTGCTGAGCTGCGACATCTCCCGCCACGCCTACCTGCGCAGCGAGGGCGGTACGGGCTACGGGCACCTGTTCCGCTCGTTCCTGCCCGCCCTGCGCGCCGCCGGCGTGGACGACGAACTGATCGATGTGCTGACGCGGCGCAACCCGCTGCGCTTTCTGACCGGTGCGAGCCCGGAGGAGATCTGA
- a CDS encoding YhfT family protein, producing the protein MSTTGLQLAADAGLDFSLPQQLTVILLCALTAFISHMALAVFNDGVRPFMLDFIHGRTTRSATTAVSFGLSAGFIFGLGAPMALSSGVLNPWLLFLPTDILGLLAPKKWLAPLLGAGWGAVVVFGLNGANEVAHDLPVDFLTAMQQMSTPILFLFTLFPVLAITKQFGRAWGAAAGAVELALVVMTMKLWPDIFAGALAMAVGVLLLIGLAVRKDLVQRKADRQAATAPGAASEGSTPDDDPMASLFSASATRLRRYLPLFMVLGAGVCVLAQMHIFGGGEATSFLIAKGHFSEAAQVDFYRVFGFVPLIATTALASGAYGIAGFTLVYPIGYLMPNPVLAAVVGAAVFALEVLALSSIGKVLGKLPSVRDSSEHLRNAITDSLHLAILFGSLMAANAMGGGLGILIVGGLYLLNEAMGRPVVRMAAAPTAVIIGGVLLNILYWLDLFTPLKG; encoded by the coding sequence ATGAGCACCACCGGCCTCCAACTGGCCGCAGACGCAGGACTGGACTTCTCGCTGCCGCAGCAGTTGACCGTGATCCTGCTGTGCGCGCTGACCGCGTTCATCTCGCACATGGCGCTGGCCGTCTTCAACGACGGAGTGCGCCCGTTCATGCTGGACTTCATCCACGGCCGGACCACCCGCTCGGCCACCACCGCGGTCTCCTTCGGGCTCTCCGCAGGATTCATCTTCGGGCTCGGCGCGCCGATGGCGCTCTCCTCCGGTGTCCTGAACCCCTGGCTGCTCTTCCTGCCCACCGACATCCTGGGTCTGCTGGCTCCGAAGAAGTGGCTGGCGCCGCTGCTGGGCGCCGGATGGGGCGCGGTGGTCGTCTTCGGGCTCAACGGGGCCAACGAGGTCGCGCACGACCTTCCCGTCGACTTCCTGACGGCCATGCAGCAGATGTCGACGCCGATCCTCTTCCTCTTCACCCTGTTCCCGGTGCTGGCCATCACCAAGCAGTTCGGACGCGCGTGGGGCGCGGCGGCCGGCGCGGTGGAACTGGCCCTCGTCGTCATGACGATGAAGCTGTGGCCCGACATCTTCGCCGGCGCGCTCGCCATGGCGGTCGGCGTCCTCCTGCTGATCGGCCTCGCCGTCCGCAAGGACCTGGTGCAGCGCAAGGCGGACCGCCAGGCCGCCACCGCCCCGGGCGCCGCCTCCGAGGGCTCAACGCCCGACGACGATCCGATGGCCTCCCTCTTCAGCGCCAGCGCCACCCGGCTGCGCCGCTATCTGCCGCTGTTCATGGTCCTGGGCGCGGGCGTCTGCGTCCTCGCCCAGATGCACATATTCGGCGGCGGCGAAGCCACCAGCTTCCTCATAGCCAAGGGCCACTTCTCCGAGGCCGCGCAGGTCGACTTCTACCGCGTCTTCGGCTTCGTCCCGCTGATCGCGACGACGGCGCTCGCCTCGGGCGCCTACGGCATCGCCGGATTCACGCTCGTCTACCCGATCGGCTACCTGATGCCGAACCCGGTGCTGGCGGCGGTGGTCGGAGCGGCCGTCTTCGCCCTCGAGGTCCTGGCGCTCTCGTCCATCGGCAAGGTCCTCGGCAAGCTCCCCAGCGTCCGGGACTCCTCCGAGCACCTGCGCAACGCCATCACCGACAGCCTCCACCTGGCCATCCTCTTCGGCTCCCTGATGGCGGCCAACGCGATGGGCGGCGGACTCGGCATCCTCATCGTGGGCGGGCTCTACCTGCTCAACGAGGCGATGGGCCGCCCCGTCGTCCGGATGGCGGCCGCGCCCACCGCAGTGATCATCGGGGGCGTCCTGCTCAACATCCTCTACTGGCTCGACCTTTTCACCCCTCTCAAGGGCTGA
- a CDS encoding DUF2620 domain-containing protein translates to MTKILTGGVGKTEVANAVRALDLDGVDVVVSSDMDAAMKLRSGQADYYLGTCHTGAGASLGVLVGLLGRPACHTFGRTVPDEDQVAALIADGKKVFGFSMDQIETIAPLLARALARA, encoded by the coding sequence ATGACGAAGATCCTCACCGGCGGAGTCGGCAAGACCGAAGTGGCGAACGCGGTACGCGCCCTCGACCTGGACGGCGTCGACGTCGTGGTCTCCAGCGACATGGACGCCGCCATGAAGCTGCGCTCCGGTCAGGCCGACTACTACCTCGGCACCTGCCACACCGGGGCCGGGGCCTCGCTCGGCGTCCTCGTGGGGCTGCTCGGCCGGCCCGCCTGCCACACCTTCGGCCGCACGGTCCCCGATGAGGACCAGGTGGCGGCACTGATCGCCGACGGCAAGAAGGTCTTCGGCTTCTCCATGGACCAGATCGAGACCATCGCCCCCCTGCTCGCCCGCGCCCTCGCGCGTGCCTGA
- a CDS encoding PRD domain-containing protein yields MDDQLALRIQLFRDGGQVRPEVADFVTTELSALAGEGAPVTEETAGMLTSHLMMALTRLLDGEPIEEFQTDDQVAAELADHPAAVSRARRVATRAEAELGASLPGSEINFLAMHLAVLAQRVSP; encoded by the coding sequence GTGGACGACCAACTCGCACTCCGAATCCAGCTCTTCCGGGACGGCGGCCAGGTCCGCCCCGAAGTGGCCGACTTCGTGACGACGGAACTGTCCGCGCTCGCCGGCGAGGGCGCTCCGGTCACCGAGGAGACCGCGGGCATGCTGACGAGCCATCTGATGATGGCCCTCACCCGGTTGCTCGACGGCGAGCCCATCGAGGAGTTCCAGACCGACGACCAGGTCGCGGCGGAACTGGCCGACCACCCGGCGGCCGTCTCCCGCGCCCGCCGCGTCGCCACCCGTGCCGAGGCCGAACTGGGAGCCTCACTGCCCGGTTCCGAAATCAACTTCCTGGCCATGCACCTGGCCGTGCTCGCCCAGCGGGTGTCCCCCTGA
- the yhfZ gene encoding GntR family transcriptional regulator YhfZ produces the protein MNDYDERFLTRNGLAARQLALLLLEYEPERRLPRVRDFAEELGCGNGTVQGALRLLEEAGAIETAARGHLGTFLVRSDRSILWRLSGLGTLLAAMPLPYSRRYEGLATGLRAAFDDAGTPFGITFMRGAGSRATALLEGKADLVVLSRYAADRLIEEYPEDLSLVVDLGPTTYVGAHGVLLREGGSLDAPGLRVAVDHASEDQRLLAERAFAGRVDVEWIECSYMQLLDLLVQDKADATVWNLDEVQGRLGEGIEVLPLGDEIARDLSLRNSSAAVIGRAESVAALHAIREAIDTERVTKLQSAVVRGDRMPSY, from the coding sequence GTGAACGACTACGACGAGCGGTTCCTGACCCGCAACGGCCTGGCGGCCCGCCAGCTCGCGCTCCTCCTGCTGGAGTACGAGCCGGAGCGCCGGCTGCCCCGGGTCCGGGACTTCGCCGAGGAGCTGGGCTGCGGCAACGGCACCGTCCAGGGTGCGCTGCGGCTGCTGGAGGAGGCCGGGGCGATCGAGACCGCCGCGCGCGGCCATCTGGGCACCTTCCTCGTCCGGTCGGACCGCTCGATCCTGTGGCGGCTGTCGGGGCTGGGCACCCTGCTCGCCGCGATGCCGCTGCCCTACTCCCGCCGCTACGAGGGCCTGGCGACCGGTCTGCGTGCCGCCTTCGACGACGCCGGGACGCCCTTCGGCATCACCTTCATGCGTGGGGCGGGCAGCAGGGCGACGGCACTGCTGGAGGGCAAGGCCGACCTGGTCGTCCTCTCCCGCTACGCCGCGGACCGCCTGATCGAGGAGTATCCCGAGGACCTCTCGCTGGTGGTCGACCTGGGCCCGACCACCTATGTCGGGGCTCACGGAGTACTGCTGCGCGAAGGGGGCTCGCTGGATGCGCCCGGCCTTCGCGTCGCGGTCGACCACGCCTCGGAGGACCAGCGGCTGCTCGCCGAACGCGCGTTCGCGGGCCGGGTGGACGTCGAGTGGATCGAGTGCTCCTACATGCAGCTCCTCGATCTGCTGGTGCAGGACAAGGCGGACGCCACCGTCTGGAACCTGGACGAGGTGCAGGGCCGGCTCGGCGAGGGCATCGAGGTGCTGCCGCTCGGCGACGAGATAGCGCGGGACCTCTCGCTGCGCAACTCCAGCGCGGCGGTCATCGGCAGAGCCGAGAGCGTGGCCGCACTGCACGCCATACGGGAGGCCATCGACACCGAACGGGTGACGAAGCTGCAGTCCGCGGTCGTACGAGGAGACCGGATGCCCTCGTACTGA